From Arachis hypogaea cultivar Tifrunner chromosome 3, arahy.Tifrunner.gnm2.J5K5, whole genome shotgun sequence:
aattgattcttgaagcaagaaaaagcagtgaaaacaaaaagcttgcgaaaaaaaaaagaagaaaaaagaaaaattggcgaaaaaaaaatagaaagaaaaagaaaaagcaagcagaaaaagccaatagcccttaaaaccaaaaggcaagggtaaaaaagatccaaggctttgagcatcaatggatagcagggcccaaggaaataaaatccaggcctaagcggctaaatcaagctgtccttaaccatatgcttgtggcatataggtccaagtgaaaagcttgagactgagtggttaaagtcgtgatccaaagcaaaaagagtgtgcttaagagctctggacacctctaactggggactctagcaaagttgagtcacaatctgaaaaggttcacccagtcatgtgtctgtggcatttatgtatccggtggtaatactggaaaacaaaatgcttagggtcacggccaagactcataaaagtagctgtgttcaagaatcaacatgcttaactaggaaagtcaataacactatcctcgaaattctaagttcctagagaagccaatcattctaaacttcaaaggaaaaagtgagatgccaaaactgttcagaagcaaaaagctacaagtcccgctcatctaattataattaatattcattgatattttggaatttatagtacattctcttctttttatcctaattgattttcagttgcttggggacaagcaacaatttaagtttggtgttgtgatgagcggataatttatacgctttttggcattgtttttaggtagtttttagtaagttcaagctacttttagggatgttttcattagtttttatgattaattcacatttctggactttactatgagtttgtgtgtttttctgtgatttcaggtaatttctggctgaaattgagggacttgagcaaaactttgaaaaaggctgacaaaaggactgctgatgctgttggaatctgacctccctgcactcgaaatggattttctggagctacagaactccaaatggcgcactctcaacggcgttggaaagtagacatccagagcctttcagcaatatataatagtccatacgttattcggaaattgacgacgtaacatggcgttgaacgccaagtacatgctgctgtctggagttaaacgccagaaacacgtcatgatccggagttgaacgcccaaaacacgttataacttggagttcaactccaagaaaagcctccgctcgtggatagatcaagctcagcccaaacatacaccaagtgggccccggaagtgaatttatgcatcaaatacttactcatgtaaaccctagtagctagtctagtataaataggataagttactattgtattagacatctttggtctcagttttgctttattcttcatcttaggagactattgatcacgttttgggggctggccattcggccatgcatgaaccttttacttatgtattttcaacagtggagtttctgcacaccatagattaagggtgtggagctctgctgtacctcaagtttcaatacaattactattattttctattcaattctcttttattcttattccaagatatacgttgcacttcaacttgatgaatgtgatgatccgtgatactcatcatcattctcacctatgaacgtacgtgactgacaaccacttccgttctactttagaccgggcgcatatctcttagattccccaacagaatcttcgtggtataagctagacagATGGTGGCATTCATAAGGATCCGGAAAgtgtaaaccttgtctatggtattctgagtaggattctgggattgaatgactgtgacgagcttcaaactcctgaaggttgggcgtgatgacaaacgcaaaagaatcaagggattctattccaacctgattgagaaccgacaaatgattagccgtgctgtgatagagcataggaacattttcactgagaggatgggatgtagccattgacaatggtgatgccctacatacagcttgccatggaaaggagtaggaaggattggatgaatgtaataagaaagtagagattcaagaggagcacagcatctccatacgcttatctgaaattcccactattgatttacataagtatttctatcccttttattttctatttatttattaattttcgaaacccaaaaccttttaatctgcttaactgagatttacaaggtaaccatagcttgcttcataccaacaatctctgtgggatcgacccttactcacgtaaggtttattacttggacgacccagtacacttgctggttagttgaacaaatttgtgacttcaaatagagccaattattaaatttcatacaagtacaaagaatatagatcacaatttcgtccaccagcctgTCATGTCTGCTAGGGTCCAGGCGAATAAATCGGCGTTGGCTTGTAGTACCTTTATGAGTTCTGACCTCTCTTGTCCTTGGAGTGCTTGGCCGATATATGTGACCTGTTCCAGTGTTGATGTCAGCGGAACTTTCTGGAGCTCATCTGCTGGTTGAGGTCTTTCTTGGGTGTCCCCTCGAGGGTCAAGCTCAGCTAGGGACAGTACCTCGTTTGTGCTATGAATTGCTTTGACTTCTTGTTGATATCTCTAACTTGTGTCTGACATCTTTAGACTTGCATTGTAACATTGCCGAGCTTGTTGGCGGTCTGAGTGGAGTGTCACTATCTTGCCGTCTTGTGCTTGAAACTTAACACATAGGTAAAAAGTGGATGCCACTGCCCTGAACATGTTCAGAGTAGGTCTTCCGAGAATAATGTTGTAAGGACTGGGGCAGTCAACTATAAGGTATTGTACATTGATGGTTTGTGACAATGGGGCTTCTCTTATCGTCGTTTTTAGCCATATGTAACCTTTAATCGGAACCCTTTCTCCAGAGAATCCGACTAGTTCTCCGGATGAGGGTTGCATGAGTTTTTTAGATATTTTCATTTTTGGAAAAGTAGAGTAAAATAGAACATATGCACTACTACCTGGGTCCAAAAGGACTTTTCTTACCAATAGCTCGCCGGTTTGGATGGAAATTACCACTGGATCGTCTAAGTTTGGTGCGGCCGAGCATATATCTGTCTGGCTGAAAGTGATTTCGAGGTCGGACTCATATTCGTTTCTTTGCTGTACTGTTCCTTCAATTGCCAGCATTGCGCGGTAGCTTTGTTTTCGTGTCGAGGTTGTTTCGCCTCCCCCGGCAAATCCTCcggatatgcagtttatgatcCCTTTTGCTGGGGTATTGTTTGACCATTTGTTGTCTTCCTTGTTGCCCGAAGTTTATTGACGTTCTTCTCGGTCCCTGCCGTTTTCTTTGTGCTACCTTCCTTCGATATATTTGTCTAGGAGGCCTTGCCGAGCTAATCTCTCTAACACTTCTTTTGCTATCACGCATTCGTCAGTTGTATGTCCATACTTCTGATGGAAGGCACAATGTTTTCCTTTATCTATAAATCGCTGGTCTTGATagctctgataaaccactattttatggtttacaatgtgtttaattgtgtggtcttatcatggtctttacccacttattaatataattagcatgcatttatatttccttcctaaaattattacatgattgaaaacttacttcctggagacctttaattaggtattttaatcccctttattccattcgatgtcgtgatctgtgtgttaagtgtttcaggctttatagggcatgaatgagtgagagattgggaaggaagcttgcaaaaatggaaggaatacaagaaattgaggagatgaccagcgagaagtgacgcgtatgcgtcagcgacgcgaccgcgcggaagaaaggaattcgcagtgcacggccgcatgagtgacgcggacgcacggattggaaaagtagaagtgacgcggaggcatggacgacgcgcccgcatggaaaagaaaaatgccgaatgacgcgtccgcgtgaatgacgcgtccgcgtgacgtgtgcgatctgcagaatttcagaagtcactggcagagtttctgggccggatttcaacccaATTTTCGGTCCGAAATTACAGATtagagtcagggaacatgcaaaaATGAgagacaacaattcattctgcataatttttagttttagatctggatttactcctcccctaggatTTTCACTCACTTGAGCATTCATAATTAGCATtggaagattttggctttagcttttgagaagagtctacctccggtactaatcatcttattttgttatttactttttatatttattcttccatatttttaatccctctagagttgactttggcttatttttacaagttattaatatagactatttttattttcaattaatcctttcattattatttatcatgtcttcttttattttcaccattaattctgtgaattttataattatgatgagtgagtagttccatgacttgattggggatgattgaaaggaacccttgagttgaactactcaagagagaaattataattgggtttattgttgaatcaccctctaatcattaactctagtccttcccaagggagaggattaggacttatgactagaaaccgatttccaacttgcttgactttcctttacctagtaagggttaactaagcagagtaacttccaattattaattaatcttgagagtatttcaacaagaatagggcttccaactaatctacccccagtcaaggcttttatttaaaattaattaaattctctaatttaaatttctgtttatcaactcaaccatttttgaaaacacccgattgatgaaatagcacatctccttgcaactcgttgggagacgacctgggattcacactcccagtattttaattttcaatattgtgacaacccctttttaaattgataagtggattttcggctggttaaggactgtacttgcaacgtgtccctattaataaattcttaactcgccaatttctgccacgtcaagcTCCCTGCTTTTGCTGGAGGTTTTATGATTTTAGCGTTAAGTATCTCTTTAATTATCTTTTCCCATTTTGTGTTGAACCTGGTGTAATTGTCAAATTTTGGGGTGAGCTTGAACGGCTTCCTGGAGTCTTTGTTATTCGCCGACCTTGTGGTTCTATCTTCCTCCCTCCTAGTTTGCTTTCTTTCTGTTCTTTCAGCTTCACGGAGCTCCTCAATCTCCATCTGTTCGGCCGCCCTTTCCCGGAATTCTTCTAACGTCTTCGACTTAGTGACCGCAATCGTTTCCCTGAACTTTCCAGGTCGGAGGCCGGCCTTAAAGGCATGTAGGTGGACGGCAGGGTCCAAATCTGGTATTTCTATGGTTGCTTCTGCAAATCTGGTCATGTAGTCTTTCAAGCTTTCTTGTGGACCTTGGCGAATGGTGCCGAGGTAATCTGATCCGTGTATGTATATCTGTGCTGCTGCGAAATAGTCGATGAAGGACTTTGCCAGCTCCTCGGACGAGGAGATTGACCCTGCAGGTAATTTTGAGAACCAAAGTAATGCAGCGCCGTCAAGGTAAGTAGGGAAAGCTCTGCAAAGCACAGGCTCATTGTTAGAGCCGTTAAAAAATATCATGGACTGAAATTTCTTAATGTGTGCCCGGGAGTCACCAATCCCCTTATATGGCTCGAGAGAGGAAGGCAGTGTGAAATTCTTTGGCATCTGGTAATTGGTGATTTCTTCGGAGAAGGGGTTGTCTAAGGTCAACTTCTCCTTTGGCGGGTTAACGCTTAACATGTCTCCGCTGCCTTTGACTGAGCCTTTGGAACCATTCTCATCATGTTTATTGGTGCTGTTTTGAGTGGAAAGTTCGGCAAGTCTTCTGACTTCAGCTTGTAGCTCGACCATCTGGGCTAAAAGGTCGGCTTGAGTGAGTTGGTTGACTCCGTTATCGGCCATGCTGGAAGGTTGAGAAACCCTGCGTCAAAGAGAAACACAAAATGCAAATATTGAAGAAAATAGTGGGGTTAGAGTAACTCTTCGgggcccacggtgggcgccaaatgttccgtcCTGGGTGAGCCGAGGTAAGTGGCTTTCCGAACAATCGCTCGATTCCTAAGTCAAGCTATACATCGTCCGGGGACCGTTGCAAATAAACCTCCGCACTCTGGAGCACGGCGGCGGGAGCACTTGCAAAAgggactccgacgctcaagtaagtatGTGAGTTATgagaaataaaagtaataaactgGAGAGAGTTATGTGACCTTGCCTTCATGGGTTGTTTTGGATTTGGTTTTATAGGCGAGTAATGTGTTTGTTCCGATATGTTTGGTGGGTGCCGTTGTTTTTGACTTGTGTAGAATAGTGATCCAGTTTGGGTAATGGATTCTATTGTTATGGATAATAGCTGGGAGATAGTGCTGATTCGTGATTGGTTTAGTCAGTGATCTTGTTCTGTTTGTTTCCGGGTATTAAGGTCGGTTTTCAGTTATGATGTTGTTTCCGAGTATAGTGGGGTACACGtcaatataaaaatacttatttggtatttataaaaaaaattgattattttgttgagatgtttgattattttactgtgttatatacttatatttgattgtttttgtaattaattttttgttaaaaaatattaaaataacatataaaaatatacaaatacataataattactttagtatctaatattttatatttatagaatattttttatattatttattaagatCTATCTTAAAGCTTGACAGTTTTCAGTATTTTTAGTTGAGATCTAGAGACGAgcttaataacttaaaaagaaaaagtgctaAAGTGCTGTTCTCCAAATTCAATTACCATCACGTTTGTCTCTTTGGGTTTTCTTACCTTCaaattattcttctttttcatctttagtTTTCTGGACTCGGCCTTTAAAGGCAGAAATATTCACGGCGCCACCCGCAAACGGCTAGAATTCTTACAACACCAATTAGGATTTCAATCAATAAACTCTTATTTTGTGGCCCATCCAATTCTAacccatattttcaaaaatataaaaagggtccttaataaaaaataaataaataaacagggTCGGGTCTAACAACTATCAACTAACCCATTTTCTCAGCAAAAACCCTAAAGTGCGTTTTCTATATAAGTAGTGTCTGGCTGCTACGCTTATCTCTGGGAAACCCTATTTTTGGCAGGGGAGTGAgagcaaaaggaaaaaaaaaaaaatggcggTGCCGTTGCTATCCAAGAAGATCGTGAAGAAGCGCGTCAAGAAGTTCAAACGCCCTCAGAGCGACCGCAAGATCTCCGTCAAGGTATGTATTCACCCATTCACCCGATTCCCTTTTCTGATTTCTGTAACATCTTTCGCTCAATGTTTGATGCTGATTCTGTCTTGTacactttatttttttgttcaaaactgtcattttttaatgtttatttaaattagatGTATTTCGTAGTGTGGTGTCCAATTGAAGGTAATATTGAATGTATAGATGATGTGATGTTTGTTTTCTTGTTGCCCCAGTCTTACCTTAGACATTTGTATTAGCTTGATTTTGTCTAGTTTTGTGTTCTCTTTTGCCGTAGATTTgtgttttgctattttaattttatgttgattttttttatttctggttAAATGGGATATGAGGATAAGTTTTAAAACCAGGTCTTACTCTTTAATATAATTCATGGTGATTGATCGACTATCTGATCCCAATGATAAAGCATAATTTGTATTGTGTTGAGTGGAGCTGTTCATTTGTgatatttatcatttattttatctgGACATGATGAACTTTGACATCCCTACTTTGTATCTTTCAATTAACTGTTAGAAACTTCATGTTTCTAATGTTAACATCATATATTTTAAAAGAGAAAAGTTTCCCCATAGTGTAAACGTTTTCTAATATTAGCTAATGAGACATGATGATTTTTATCCATCAATTATGCAATAGAGTGATGATAAATTGATTACCAACGTACACTACCATTTGATCTTACGGcatgttttattatgtttttcttGTGACCAATGCGCTACCACAGCATTTCAAATGTGTCTGATTTCATACTCTCAAAGCACCTCTCAGAGTGTAAACGTTGTCTGATTTCATACTCTCAATGCGCTACCAAAATTGTTATCTTCTAATTAGTCTGTGATTATTAAACAAAATAACCAATAGGCTGCGATTTGCAGATTGGTAGACTGTGTATATTACCTTTCACAATAGAGAATGATTGTTACTTGTTTCTCTATCTCTATGTCATGACTCAAGACATCTAAAGCATTTCTTTATGAGCATGTaaagattaaattttgaaaatggaCTCTGTTATCTGCCAAAATTATATGATTTATACATGATCATTACTTAGAACTCCATTCATCTGATTATCTGTTTAGGATGCTTAACCGTTTTGTGCGGAAAAAATTGTTGGATTGCTTCCGTCTGTTCTATTTTAACAATCTTCTGCTTTTGTTTTTTTCCAACAGGAAAACTGGCGCAGACCCAAGGGTATTGATTCTCGTGTCAGGAGGAagttcaagggatgcactttgaTGCCAAATGTTGGTTATGGATCAGACAAGAAAACTCGCCACTATCTCCCAAATGGTTTCAAGAAATTTGTTGTGCACAATGTGAAGGACCTTGAACTTCTCATGATGCATAACAGGTGAATTAATTCAACTGAACTTATGAAAATGCATTTAAAATCTTTGCATTATAAGATTGCTTGCTGAATATGCTTTTTCTTTTAAATGTTTAAATTCAGGACATACTGTGCTGAGATTTCTCACAACGTTTCCACAAGGAAGAGGAAGGAAATCGTTGAGAGGGCTGCCCAGCTTGATGTCGTTGTGACCAACAAAACTGCCAGGCTACGCAGCCAGGAAGACGAATAGATCTGAATGTGGTGGAAAGTTGTTTATGTTTTGTAGTGgaatttcatttttcttgttggtagattttgttcctttctgttttattttcttaTGGTCGAAACCTATTGCATGCTATACATTTTGTTGCTGCCTATTAAATTGCTGTCACAGAATACttaaattttgatgcaatttatttATCCTGCTTTTAGTTCCTATTGAGgtctgatattttttttaaaaagaaaatgattGCCTAAATAGTTTCTGGGTAATAAGGTATATGGACGTGTGAGTATGGTCTGTGGTGGTTCATCACCTTGTCTCTTGAACAATAGGTCCGCAGTCTGACCGATCTTGGCCATTGAAGGCATCCTGAGGCTGGCGTTTTGTCCTGAAATGGATGACCTGCagctaaaatatatattattttagtcaCTATGTTGGTGGTGAGTAAGCTTTGGAAaccaagaaaaatatatattattgctGCATAAgaattttttgagttttattGTCAATGAAGCATTTGGATAGAGGTGGTTACGATGTGGCAATGGCGTTTTAAAGTTCTTTGTATATCCCAAAGAGTTTTTAAGCATAAAATTATGACTTTTGAAAGCTATAAAgacattttgtttttgatttggaGTGGGAATGGCGTTTTCTAAAATGTGGATTGTGGATTGTTAGGGTGGTATTCCTAAATGTGGAAGAAGTAGAAATCGGACTGACCAATTTGTTAGAGGTATAGAAAttagacggtccgatttgtgataGGTACTGAAATCGGACTGTCCAATTTGTTAGAGGTACAGAAATTGAACGGTCTAATTTGTGAAAGTTATTGAAATTGGACCATctgatttgtattaaaaaaatgattaaaCTACTATTTTTATCTACAAAAATTGAAAATGCTGACATATCTATCCATAAAAAAGGAAATTACCATTTTTATTTATGAAACATAAGttttatataacaaaattatccaaacactaaaaaatcatataaaaacccCAAATTACCGTTATTATCTGCATCATCTTTTCTTCACCACCACCACTAACCCTAAccccatcctctctctctctctttctattttctgAGCTCGTTGCCGCTGTCAGAGTCTGTCAACTCTGCCaactccttcctctctctctctctctctctctctttccttctatattttgcttctctctcttctacttcttcgaaTGGTTACGTGATGTAGGTTCAGTGGTTTCTGGGTTTGTAGACTGGGGAAGAACGGGTGGAACCGCAGACTAGACTGGGACTAGAGCTCTGTGTCAGCGAAAGATGGAGGGCTAGCTGGAACGAGTTGGGGTAGCGATAGCGATCAGGCAGCGACAGCGGCTCTAGGGTGGTCCTGGGCTCGCGGA
This genomic window contains:
- the LOC112790658 gene encoding large ribosomal subunit protein eL32z, which encodes MAVPLLSKKIVKKRVKKFKRPQSDRKISVKENWRRPKGIDSRVRRKFKGCTLMPNVGYGSDKKTRHYLPNGFKKFVVHNVKDLELLMMHNRTYCAEISHNVSTRKRKEIVERAAQLDVVVTNKTARLRSQEDE